One genomic segment of Deltaproteobacteria bacterium includes these proteins:
- a CDS encoding IS3 family transposase, with the protein MEVWYNRQRTHSSLDYMSPVDYETKSLKSA; encoded by the coding sequence ATCGAAGTCTGGTACAATCGGCAGCGAACTCACTCTTCGCTTGATTACATGTCACCAGTCGACTACGAAACGAAATCTCTCAAGTCCGCATAA